A genome region from Glutamicibacter arilaitensis Re117 includes the following:
- a CDS encoding ArsR/SmtB family transcription factor gives MTSEFIAHVAEDEIVSSDLLDMSVTVLKTLSDPARLQMLWALSTEDLSLSDLAQLVGVSSTVASQLLSRLRTAGVLQTRKSGRHVIYSMHDERSREFIRQTLDFARHRLELQDKA, from the coding sequence ATGACCAGCGAATTCATTGCCCACGTGGCTGAAGATGAGATCGTCTCCAGTGATCTTTTGGACATGTCAGTAACCGTACTTAAGACATTGTCAGATCCAGCGCGGCTCCAGATGCTTTGGGCATTATCTACGGAGGATCTTTCCCTGTCGGATTTGGCTCAATTGGTTGGCGTGAGCTCAACTGTTGCCAGCCAATTGCTGTCCAGGTTGCGAACTGCCGGCGTACTGCAAACCAGAAAGTCTGGACGCCACGTCATCTATTCCATGCATGATGAACGATCACGCGAGTTCATTAGGCAGACGTTGGACTTCGCTAGGCATCGGCTGGAATTGCAGGACAAGGCTTAG